A single window of Flavobacterium aestivum DNA harbors:
- a CDS encoding UDP-glucuronic acid decarboxylase family protein yields the protein MKRILITGAAGFLGSHLCDRFIKEGYHVIGMDNLITGDLKNIQHLFKLEHFEFYHHDITKFVHVPGQIDYILHFASPASPIDYLKIPIQTLKVGSLGTHNLLGLARVKKARILIASTSEVYGDPLVHPQTEDYYGNVNTIGPRGVYDEAKRFQESITMAYHTFHGVETRIVRIFNTYGPRMRLNDGRVIPAFIGQAIRGEDLTIFGDGLQTRSFCYVDDQVEGIFRLLHSDYVYPVNIGNPDEITIKDFAEEIIKLTGTNQKVVYRPLPINDPLQRQPDTTKAKELLGWEAKVSRSEGMKITYDYFKSLSKEELSKEEHKDFSKYIN from the coding sequence GGGTCTCATTTATGCGATCGTTTTATCAAAGAAGGTTATCATGTAATAGGAATGGATAACCTTATTACTGGTGATTTAAAAAATATACAACATTTGTTCAAGCTAGAGCATTTTGAATTTTACCATCATGATATTACCAAATTTGTGCATGTTCCTGGACAGATAGATTATATCTTACATTTTGCTTCGCCAGCGAGTCCAATAGATTACCTTAAAATCCCGATACAAACTTTAAAAGTAGGTTCATTGGGAACACATAATTTATTAGGTCTAGCTAGGGTAAAAAAGGCAAGAATTCTTATTGCGTCTACTTCTGAGGTGTATGGAGATCCACTTGTACACCCACAAACTGAGGACTATTACGGAAATGTAAATACTATTGGGCCAAGAGGTGTGTATGATGAAGCTAAACGTTTCCAGGAATCAATCACTATGGCATATCATACTTTTCATGGGGTCGAAACTAGAATAGTAAGGATTTTTAATACCTACGGGCCAAGAATGCGTCTCAATGACGGTCGTGTTATTCCAGCCTTTATAGGACAAGCTATTCGTGGAGAAGATTTAACCATTTTTGGAGACGGATTACAAACCCGTTCTTTTTGTTATGTTGACGATCAGGTAGAAGGTATTTTTAGATTACTACACTCGGATTATGTGTATCCGGTAAACATTGGTAATCCTGATGAAATTACCATCAAGGATTTTGCTGAGGAAATTATAAAATTAACTGGAACCAATCAAAAAGTGGTTTACCGCCCGTTACCTATAAACGATCCTTTGCAACGTCAACCAGACACAACCAAAGCTAAAGAATTATTGGGCTGGGAAGCTAAAGTAAGTCGTTCCGAAGGAATGAAAATTACGTATGACTATTTTAAGTCATTATCCAAAGAGGAATTATCCAAAGAGGAGCACAAAGATTTTTCTAAGTATATCAATTAG
- a CDS encoding exopolysaccharide biosynthesis polyprenyl glycosylphosphotransferase, with the protein MKTKTGRYSGYIRPFSRLLDLIIINVFAAYFSSIPIFQDFYALIISCTWFIIAANLGFYEVYRYTKVIAILNCTLKQATVFLICCLALAYFYPERYSLYAILLFTTGSTILVLGFKLFIYFFLKKYRIIFGGNFRTVVLIGKDKSIKPLQHFFEENPDYGYKLIKIFDLDHHKYEQLLESLSFILDNKIDEIYCSMSDLTSKQIDDFIFFADNNFKTLKFIPNEKQLLSLNTTFEYYDYIPIIPQRAISLDQSLHKIIKRAFDIVFSILIILGILSWLTPILAFIIKLDSNGPLFFVQERNGLNNKEFNCFKFRSMELNDEANINQVSKNDVRITKIGRYIRKTSIDELPQFFNVLLGDMSVVGPRPHMVSHTNMYAERIDNFMVRHFIKPGITGLAQTKGFRGEVETDKDIINRVRYDIFYIEKWSLLLDLKIIINTVYNIIKGDKKAY; encoded by the coding sequence GTGAAGACTAAAACTGGAAGATATTCGGGCTATATTCGCCCTTTTTCACGCTTATTAGACTTGATTATTATCAATGTTTTTGCAGCGTATTTTTCGAGTATACCTATTTTTCAGGATTTTTATGCATTAATTATTAGTTGTACTTGGTTTATTATTGCAGCCAATTTAGGTTTCTACGAAGTTTATAGGTACACCAAAGTAATTGCTATTTTGAATTGTACTTTGAAACAAGCCACTGTTTTTCTGATATGTTGTCTGGCACTTGCTTATTTTTATCCCGAAAGGTATAGTTTATACGCGATACTATTATTCACAACTGGATCAACAATATTGGTTCTTGGATTCAAATTATTCATTTATTTTTTTCTAAAAAAATACAGAATCATATTTGGGGGTAATTTCAGAACAGTAGTGCTTATAGGTAAAGATAAAAGTATTAAACCCTTGCAGCACTTTTTTGAAGAAAATCCAGATTATGGATATAAATTGATAAAAATATTTGATTTAGATCATCATAAATATGAGCAGTTACTGGAGAGCCTTTCGTTTATTTTAGATAATAAAATAGATGAAATTTATTGTTCTATGAGTGATCTGACCAGTAAGCAAATAGATGATTTTATTTTTTTTGCAGACAACAACTTTAAAACGCTTAAATTTATTCCAAATGAGAAACAATTACTTTCTTTAAATACCACCTTTGAGTATTATGATTATATTCCCATAATTCCACAAAGAGCAATTTCACTAGACCAATCTTTGCATAAAATCATTAAGCGTGCATTCGATATTGTTTTTTCAATTTTAATAATACTTGGGATATTATCTTGGCTAACTCCGATTTTGGCATTTATTATTAAGTTAGATTCAAATGGCCCATTGTTTTTTGTACAAGAGAGAAATGGTTTAAATAATAAGGAGTTCAATTGTTTCAAATTCAGGTCGATGGAACTCAACGATGAGGCAAACATCAATCAAGTTTCTAAAAATGATGTAAGAATAACAAAAATTGGCAGATACATACGAAAAACAAGTATAGATGAGTTACCTCAGTTCTTTAATGTTTTATTGGGAGACATGTCCGTAGTAGGGCCAAGACCACATATGGTAAGCCATACCAATATGTATGCAGAACGGATTGACAATTTTATGGTGCGCCATTTTATAAAACCAGGCATAACCGGTTTGGCTCAAACCAAAGGATTTAGAGGGGAGGTTGAAACGGACAAAGACATTATAAATAGGGTAAGATATGATATCTTTTATATCGAGAAATGGTCTCTGTTGTTGGATTTAAAAATTATTATTAATACCGTCTATAACATTATCAAAGGAGACAAAAAAGCGTATTAA
- a CDS encoding glycosyltransferase family 4 protein, with translation MEEILIVSNYYPPEKGAAANRIEQLALKLNQNNYNVTVLCPLGNYPKGELFPEYKGKFFVKEMFQNIIVKRLWIYPSNSKNIFIRLISILSFTTCIFFYLLFKKTPHKVVVQSPPLLLSFISVFVLWLKRKKIILNVSDLWPLAAIELKALKVNSLSHKVSLKFEFFIYQKATLILGQSNEIITHVRSLIPNKDCYLYQNFPDHAVNQNDLIPEIKTEKEGTIKLFYAGLLGVAQGVLELCKKIEIDHLNIELHIFGDGAERTQIEEFIKQNPSKKIYFYGMLARQDLHEEIKKLDIAIVPLTTRIYGSVPSKIYEYGALGFPILYFGGGEGETIVSENQLGWVAEVGNYDELNVQIAIISKLSKSEIYEMKNAIVKQSENVFNLNTQMQKLLSKNVF, from the coding sequence ATGGAAGAAATTCTCATTGTATCCAATTATTATCCTCCGGAAAAAGGGGCTGCTGCCAATAGAATAGAGCAATTGGCATTAAAATTAAATCAAAATAATTACAATGTAACAGTACTTTGTCCTTTGGGAAATTATCCAAAAGGTGAGCTATTCCCAGAATACAAGGGGAAATTCTTTGTGAAAGAAATGTTTCAAAATATTATTGTAAAACGACTTTGGATTTATCCCAGTAATAGCAAAAATATTTTCATACGATTGATATCGATACTCTCTTTTACTACTTGTATCTTCTTTTACCTTTTGTTCAAAAAAACACCCCATAAAGTAGTCGTTCAATCGCCTCCACTATTATTGTCTTTTATTTCTGTTTTTGTACTTTGGCTCAAACGCAAAAAAATAATCCTAAACGTTTCAGACCTGTGGCCTTTGGCAGCAATAGAATTAAAGGCTTTGAAAGTAAATAGTCTTTCTCACAAAGTGTCTCTAAAATTTGAGTTTTTTATATACCAAAAAGCAACTCTTATTTTAGGTCAATCAAATGAAATTATTACCCATGTCAGATCGTTGATTCCAAATAAAGACTGTTATTTATATCAAAATTTCCCTGATCACGCCGTGAATCAAAACGATCTAATTCCAGAAATAAAAACGGAAAAGGAAGGAACTATAAAACTCTTCTATGCTGGACTATTAGGCGTTGCACAAGGTGTTTTAGAATTATGCAAAAAAATTGAAATTGACCATTTAAATATTGAATTACATATTTTTGGAGATGGAGCGGAACGAACTCAAATAGAAGAGTTCATTAAGCAAAACCCTTCGAAAAAAATCTATTTTTATGGGATGCTGGCGCGACAAGATTTACATGAAGAAATCAAAAAATTAGATATTGCCATTGTACCTCTTACAACAAGGATATATGGCTCTGTACCGTCAAAAATATATGAATACGGGGCACTTGGTTTCCCTATCCTCTACTTTGGGGGTGGAGAAGGTGAAACTATTGTAAGTGAAAACCAACTGGGCTGGGTTGCTGAAGTTGGGAATTATGATGAACTAAATGTTCAAATAGCTATAATTTCAAAATTAAGCAAATCCGAAATTTATGAAATGAAAAATGCTATTGTAAAGCAATCCGAAAATGTATTTAATCTAAATACCCAAATGCAAAAACTATTGTCAAAAAACGTGTTTTAA
- the wecB gene encoding non-hydrolyzing UDP-N-acetylglucosamine 2-epimerase, translated as MKITIIAGARPNFIKIAPIIKAIEQKKDSGEKITYRLVHTGQHYDKNLSDTFFEELNIPLPDINLDVKSGTQSEQTAAIMVAFEQELLKNPCDLVLVVGDVNSTMACAITAKKLNTKVAHVEAGIRSGDLTMPEEINRMVTDSISDYFFTTSITASENLLRNGADKSAIHFVGNVMIDTLYQNQNKFTPPSFWKEHQLESKNYIILTLHRPSNVDEEQSLINLLLGIDKMVGYKKVIFPIHPRTKSILGENNLNLKNIIFVEPQGYLSFMYLIQNSFAVITDSGGISEETTILNIPCFTMRNTTERPETETIGTNTLVGTSIENLVKVYNEFLLKGKKESGIPELWDGKTSERIVTILLSKK; from the coding sequence ATGAAAATCACAATAATAGCAGGAGCTAGACCCAACTTTATAAAAATTGCACCCATAATTAAAGCAATTGAACAAAAAAAAGACAGTGGCGAAAAAATCACATATCGTTTAGTGCATACAGGTCAGCATTATGATAAAAATCTTAGCGACACTTTTTTTGAGGAACTTAACATTCCTTTACCTGACATAAACCTAGATGTAAAAAGCGGAACTCAGTCTGAACAAACGGCTGCAATAATGGTTGCTTTTGAACAAGAACTGCTTAAAAACCCTTGTGATCTTGTTTTGGTTGTTGGAGATGTAAATTCGACTATGGCCTGCGCAATTACTGCTAAAAAATTAAATACAAAAGTTGCCCATGTAGAAGCTGGAATTCGTTCCGGTGATCTAACAATGCCCGAAGAAATAAATAGAATGGTTACCGATAGTATCTCGGATTATTTTTTTACGACTTCAATTACCGCTTCTGAGAATCTATTAAGGAATGGTGCAGATAAGTCAGCAATTCATTTTGTGGGCAACGTAATGATTGATACTTTATACCAAAATCAAAATAAATTTACACCTCCTTCTTTCTGGAAAGAACATCAATTAGAATCTAAAAACTATATTATCCTTACTTTGCATCGCCCTTCTAATGTAGATGAAGAACAATCATTAATAAACTTGCTTTTAGGAATTGACAAAATGGTTGGTTATAAGAAAGTTATTTTTCCTATACATCCTAGAACAAAATCTATATTGGGAGAAAACAACTTGAACCTTAAAAATATAATATTTGTTGAGCCACAAGGGTACTTATCATTTATGTATTTGATTCAAAATAGTTTTGCTGTAATTACTGATTCTGGCGGAATTTCAGAAGAAACAACAATCTTGAACATTCCTTGTTTTACAATGCGAAACACTACAGAAAGACCCGAAACTGAGACTATTGGGACCAATACCTTGGTAGGCACCTCAATAGAAAATTTAGTAAAGGTTTATAATGAATTTCTACTAAAAGGAAAAAAAGAGTCTGGTATTCCAGAACTTTGGGATGGAAAAACATCTGAACGAATCGTTACTATTTTACTAAGCAAAAAATAA
- a CDS encoding phenylacetate--CoA ligase family protein, translating to MLKLFNLALKLNGFPIQEAKTELRKIISIPEEEYGSYVEQKKTEIVNFHLKNNSNYRQLFGENTFDKWDNLPIMTKKDFQKPLREILSVGYTEKSVFVNKTSGSSGNPFVFAKDKYCHALIWANILRRFQWHGIDFNHSYQARFYGMPLDFISNKKLRFKDFLSHRYRFNIFDLSDKGLEKIVQKFSKTKFDYINGYTSSIVLLAKYLKKNNLFLDTICPTLKVCIITSEMLLEEDKMLLEERFRIPIINEYGAAEVDVIALENAKGIWKVNAETLFVEILDENNQIVPHGTAGRIIVTSLYNKAYPMIRYEVGDIGVLDEKSTLKNPILKKLIGRTNDIAVLPSGKIAPGMTFYSITKKLFGDQGNVKEFVITQTKLDTFEIEYTSDIELSENEINTIKTVFSTYLEPNLHYLFIRRNALERGKSGKLKQFKSMIK from the coding sequence ATGTTGAAACTTTTCAACCTAGCACTCAAACTAAACGGTTTTCCTATACAGGAAGCCAAAACTGAGTTACGAAAAATAATTTCTATTCCCGAGGAGGAATACGGTTCTTATGTTGAGCAAAAGAAAACAGAAATTGTCAATTTTCATTTAAAAAACAACTCAAATTATCGGCAGCTTTTTGGGGAAAATACATTTGATAAATGGGATAATTTACCCATTATGACCAAAAAAGATTTTCAAAAACCATTACGGGAGATACTATCTGTAGGGTATACCGAAAAATCTGTTTTTGTCAATAAAACTTCTGGATCCAGTGGAAATCCATTTGTATTTGCCAAAGATAAATACTGTCACGCCCTGATCTGGGCAAACATTTTACGCCGTTTTCAATGGCATGGCATTGATTTTAATCATTCCTATCAAGCCCGTTTTTATGGTATGCCTCTGGATTTTATATCAAATAAAAAACTGCGCTTTAAAGATTTTTTGAGCCATCGCTATCGTTTTAATATTTTTGATTTATCTGATAAGGGATTAGAAAAAATAGTTCAGAAATTTTCGAAGACCAAATTCGATTATATCAATGGCTACACTAGTTCAATTGTCCTTCTAGCAAAATATTTAAAGAAAAATAATTTATTTCTAGACACTATTTGTCCAACATTAAAAGTATGCATCATTACTTCCGAAATGCTTCTTGAAGAAGATAAAATGTTACTTGAAGAACGTTTTAGAATTCCGATTATAAACGAATATGGTGCCGCTGAAGTAGATGTTATTGCATTAGAGAATGCAAAAGGTATATGGAAAGTAAATGCAGAAACACTTTTTGTTGAAATTCTGGATGAAAATAATCAGATTGTACCTCATGGTACAGCCGGTAGAATTATTGTTACCTCACTTTATAACAAGGCCTACCCTATGATTCGATATGAAGTGGGTGATATTGGTGTATTAGATGAAAAAAGCACCCTAAAAAACCCTATTCTAAAAAAATTAATTGGCCGCACAAACGACATTGCAGTATTACCAAGTGGTAAAATAGCTCCTGGAATGACCTTTTATTCGATTACAAAAAAATTATTTGGAGATCAGGGAAATGTTAAGGAGTTTGTTATTACCCAAACAAAACTAGATACTTTTGAAATAGAATATACGAGTGACATTGAGTTAAGCGAAAACGAAATAAATACCATTAAAACTGTGTTTTCTACTTATTTAGAACCTAATTTACACTACCTTTTTATTAGAAGAAATGCCTTGGAAAGAGGAAAAAGTGGAAAATTGAAGCAGTTTAAATCAATGATAAAATGA
- the purD gene encoding phosphoribosylamine--glycine ligase produces MNILLLGSGGREHAFAWKMIQSPLCDTLFVAPGNAGTAQIAKNIDISATDFDAIKALVVKENIKMVVVGPEDPLVKGIYDFFSNDKDLKDIPVIGPSKLGATLEGSKEFAKEFLMKHNIPTAAYDSFTAETVEKGCQFLETLQPPYVLKADGLAAGKGVLIIQDLAEAQAELRNMLVHQKFGSASSKVVIEEFLDGIELSCFVLTDGKSYKILPTAKDYKRIGEGDTGLNTGGMGAVSPVPYVDAVLMEKIETRIVKPTIEGFQKDGIPYKGFVFIGLINVNNEPIVIEYNVRMGDPETEVVIPRLKSDLVELFLAVANEKLNEFNLEVDERSATTVMIVSGGYPEDFEKGKVITGLETVTDSIVFHAGTKLDNGNVVSNGGRVMAITSYGDNFQEALDKSYKNVNQLHFDKMNFRKDIGFDLI; encoded by the coding sequence ATGAATATTTTATTACTAGGATCTGGAGGAAGAGAACATGCTTTTGCATGGAAAATGATTCAAAGTCCCCTTTGTGACACCCTTTTTGTAGCACCAGGAAACGCAGGTACTGCACAAATTGCAAAAAATATTGACATCAGTGCCACCGATTTTGACGCTATAAAAGCATTGGTAGTCAAAGAAAATATAAAAATGGTAGTGGTTGGACCAGAAGATCCTTTGGTAAAAGGGATTTATGATTTTTTCTCAAATGACAAGGATTTAAAAGATATCCCAGTAATTGGACCTTCAAAACTTGGTGCAACGCTAGAAGGAAGTAAAGAGTTTGCCAAAGAGTTTTTAATGAAACACAACATACCTACAGCGGCTTACGATAGTTTTACTGCCGAAACTGTTGAAAAAGGATGTCAGTTTCTAGAAACATTGCAACCTCCGTATGTACTAAAAGCAGATGGTTTAGCAGCAGGAAAAGGGGTTTTAATCATTCAGGATTTGGCCGAAGCCCAAGCTGAATTAAGAAATATGCTGGTACACCAAAAATTTGGTTCAGCAAGTTCAAAAGTGGTAATTGAAGAATTTCTAGATGGAATCGAACTAAGTTGTTTTGTACTTACTGATGGGAAAAGCTATAAAATTTTGCCAACAGCCAAAGATTACAAACGTATAGGCGAAGGTGATACAGGTCTAAATACAGGCGGGATGGGAGCAGTTTCTCCAGTACCTTATGTAGATGCCGTTTTGATGGAAAAAATAGAAACCCGTATAGTAAAGCCTACTATAGAAGGTTTTCAAAAAGATGGAATTCCGTATAAAGGTTTCGTATTTATAGGTTTGATCAATGTTAATAACGAACCAATTGTTATTGAATACAATGTGAGAATGGGAGATCCAGAGACCGAAGTTGTAATACCAAGATTAAAATCAGACTTGGTAGAATTGTTTTTGGCTGTAGCCAATGAAAAACTAAACGAGTTTAACCTTGAAGTTGATGAAAGAAGCGCAACGACGGTTATGATTGTTTCTGGAGGATATCCTGAAGATTTTGAAAAAGGCAAAGTAATTACAGGATTAGAAACGGTTACAGATTCTATCGTTTTTCATGCAGGAACCAAGTTAGATAATGGTAATGTTGTATCTAATGGAGGAAGAGTTATGGCAATTACTTCTTATGGAGATAATTTTCAAGAAGCTTTAGATAAGTCTTATAAAAATGTAAATCAACTACACTTTGATAAGATGAATTTCAGAAAAGATATTGGATTCGATTTAATCTAA
- a CDS encoding DUF6341 family protein, whose translation MTSFFEGIQYLFVNILFAPLDFLRSLELKTWFGANTINWIFMIICAVAIVYWVKQLKIYEEKGEENQDTTAHSFLG comes from the coding sequence ATGACATCATTTTTTGAAGGAATACAATACTTATTTGTAAACATTTTATTCGCTCCTTTAGACTTTTTACGTTCATTAGAGCTTAAAACATGGTTTGGTGCTAATACCATCAACTGGATCTTCATGATTATTTGTGCTGTAGCAATCGTTTACTGGGTTAAACAATTGAAAATTTATGAAGAAAAAGGAGAGGAAAATCAAGATACTACTGCTCATTCATTTTTAGGATAG
- a CDS encoding DUF6427 family protein, which yields MITSVFRKSTPLNFSLVVILMLVFFFLYQIQEPTWTNSVISILQRVGLFSILLGTVFLASFISKRNGLSKDSTYTAFFCFLFLLFFPDLFNNPNLILANFFILLAIRRLVSLQTLKETKEKLFDASLWIFVAALFQFWSILYILLVFISVIFHVSRDYRNWVIPFIALFAVSILFISCSLIFDINSIAFLQKNSKINLSIDYFTNNYQNAAFSIYATVALFFVISMFSTLSNRPLVLHSSYKKVIASFFIGILIFVLSNNKSNELLVFTFAPLAIMATSHIEIAQPKLKEEIVMFVLLACSLFAFFSQL from the coding sequence ATGATAACAAGTGTTTTTAGAAAATCTACACCATTAAATTTTTCTTTAGTGGTTATTTTAATGTTGGTTTTCTTTTTTCTATATCAAATCCAAGAACCAACTTGGACGAATTCTGTTATTTCAATTCTTCAAAGAGTAGGACTATTTAGTATTTTATTGGGAACAGTTTTTCTTGCCAGTTTTATTTCAAAACGCAACGGATTGAGCAAAGACAGTACTTACACCGCTTTTTTTTGTTTTTTGTTTCTGCTTTTTTTTCCGGATTTATTCAATAACCCAAATCTGATTCTTGCTAATTTTTTTATACTGTTAGCCATTAGACGACTTGTTTCTTTACAAACATTAAAAGAAACAAAAGAAAAGCTTTTTGATGCTTCTTTATGGATTTTTGTAGCCGCATTATTTCAGTTTTGGAGTATTTTATATATTCTTCTGGTTTTTATATCAGTTATATTCCATGTATCTAGGGATTATAGAAACTGGGTTATTCCTTTTATTGCACTTTTTGCGGTTTCGATATTATTTATTTCATGCTCTTTGATCTTTGATATCAACAGTATTGCTTTTTTACAAAAAAACAGTAAAATCAATTTAAGCATAGATTACTTTACAAATAATTATCAAAATGCAGCTTTTTCTATTTATGCTACAGTGGCTTTATTTTTTGTAATATCTATGTTTTCAACACTTTCGAATAGACCTTTAGTGTTGCATTCTTCTTATAAAAAAGTGATTGCTTCTTTTTTTATAGGGATTTTAATTTTTGTATTATCGAACAACAAAAGCAATGAATTATTAGTTTTTACTTTTGCACCATTGGCGATAATGGCAACATCACATATCGAGATTGCTCAACCAAAATTAAAAGAAGAAATTGTAATGTTTGTGCTTTTGGCTTGTAGTTTATTTGCGTTCTTCTCTCAGTTATAA
- the upp gene encoding uracil phosphoribosyltransferase, translating to MEIHYLSENNSVLNHFLSQIRNIKVQNDSMRFRRNIERIGEIMAYEMSKSLSYKAIEIQTPLGVKKTTEIADQLVLCSILRAGLTLHQGFLNYFDNAENGFISAYRHHPNHDADFDILVEYQAIADINNKNVFLLDPMLATGQSIVAVFNKLMERGTPKEIHIAVIIAAPEGISYLKKHLPDTCHLWIASLDEKLNDKSYIIPGLGDAGDLAYGNKL from the coding sequence ATGGAAATTCATTATTTATCAGAAAATAATAGTGTGCTAAATCATTTTTTAAGCCAAATTAGAAATATAAAAGTTCAAAATGACAGTATGCGTTTTCGCAGAAACATAGAACGAATTGGTGAGATTATGGCTTATGAAATGAGTAAATCATTATCTTACAAAGCTATCGAAATACAAACTCCTCTTGGTGTTAAAAAAACTACTGAAATTGCAGATCAATTAGTTCTGTGCTCTATTCTAAGAGCTGGACTGACCTTACATCAAGGTTTTTTAAACTACTTTGACAATGCGGAAAATGGTTTTATTTCGGCTTACAGACACCACCCTAACCATGATGCTGATTTTGATATTTTAGTAGAATATCAGGCTATTGCCGATATTAATAACAAAAATGTTTTTCTACTAGATCCGATGCTCGCAACTGGACAATCTATAGTAGCAGTTTTTAATAAGTTAATGGAAAGAGGAACTCCTAAAGAAATTCATATTGCAGTGATTATTGCCGCTCCAGAAGGTATTTCGTATCTAAAAAAACATCTTCCTGATACCTGTCATCTTTGGATTGCCTCATTAGACGAGAAACTCAATGACAAGAGTTACATTATTCCAGGACTGGGAGATGCTGGTGATCTAGCTTATGGAAACAAATTATAA
- a CDS encoding DUF4254 domain-containing protein, with protein sequence MFSKLAYSVFEQSIKDYHQFDNVDQPINNPFPKDKFEHLLYLKNWIDTVQWHFEDIIRDPNIDPVAALTLKRRIDASNQERTDMVEYIDSYFLQKYSDVVVKDNAKINSESPAWAFDRLSILALKIYHMQEEATRAEASQDHRDKCQAKLNVLLEQRSDLSTAIDDLLKDIENGDKFMKVYKQMKMYNDDELNPVLYQNKK encoded by the coding sequence ATGTTTTCTAAATTAGCTTATTCTGTTTTCGAACAAAGTATTAAAGATTATCACCAGTTTGATAATGTTGACCAACCTATAAACAATCCTTTCCCAAAAGATAAGTTTGAACATTTATTGTATTTAAAGAATTGGATTGATACCGTGCAATGGCATTTTGAAGACATTATTCGTGATCCAAATATTGATCCAGTTGCTGCTTTGACTTTGAAAAGAAGGATAGATGCTTCTAATCAAGAGCGTACAGATATGGTAGAATATATCGATAGTTATTTTCTTCAAAAATATAGTGATGTTGTTGTAAAAGACAATGCCAAAATCAACTCTGAAAGTCCTGCTTGGGCTTTTGACAGATTGTCTATCTTGGCTCTAAAAATTTACCATATGCAAGAGGAAGCAACTCGTGCTGAAGCTTCGCAAGATCATAGAGACAAATGTCAGGCAAAATTGAATGTTTTATTAGAACAAAGATCAGACTTGTCAACAGCGATTGATGATTTATTAAAAGATATTGAAAATGGTGATAAATTCATGAAAGTGTACAAACAAATGAAAATGTACAATGATGATGAATTGAATCCTGTTTTGTACCAAAATAAAAAGTAA
- a CDS encoding glycosyltransferase family 9 protein: MRLSAMGDVAMTVPVLRAFANQYPEVKITVVSRPFFKPFFDGIPNLSFFAFDEKVRHKGPLGLFRLFQDLKVLKIDAFADLHNVLRSKIVRTFFALSGKKIASVDKGREEKKSLTRPENKIFKPLTTMFERHTKVFEELGFSVNLANPIFPKKAVLDSEILNLIGNSQQKLIGVAPFAQYNSKVYPQDLMQKVIDILALDQNNTILLFGGGKKEIEILNTMSSGKENVINMAGKIKFQQELQLISNLDVMLSMDSGNAHIAAMLGVKVITLWGATHPYAGFSPFNQPLENALVSDRDLYPKLPTSVYGNKKVDGYEDAMRTIAVDDIVSKI, from the coding sequence ATGAGACTCTCCGCAATGGGAGATGTCGCCATGACGGTTCCTGTTTTACGTGCTTTTGCAAATCAGTATCCAGAAGTAAAAATTACAGTTGTTTCCAGGCCTTTTTTTAAACCTTTTTTTGATGGAATTCCCAATCTTTCTTTTTTTGCTTTTGATGAAAAAGTAAGGCACAAAGGACCATTAGGATTATTTAGATTGTTTCAGGATTTAAAAGTATTAAAGATCGACGCTTTCGCCGATTTGCACAATGTCTTGCGATCAAAAATTGTACGGACATTTTTTGCTTTAAGCGGAAAAAAAATAGCTTCGGTAGACAAAGGAAGAGAAGAGAAAAAAAGCTTGACTCGTCCCGAAAATAAAATTTTTAAGCCATTGACCACCATGTTTGAACGACACACTAAAGTGTTTGAAGAGCTTGGTTTTTCTGTGAATTTAGCGAATCCAATATTTCCTAAAAAAGCCGTTTTAGATTCTGAGATTCTGAATCTAATAGGTAATTCACAACAAAAATTAATTGGTGTTGCACCTTTTGCACAATACAATTCCAAAGTATATCCTCAGGATTTGATGCAAAAAGTAATAGATATTCTAGCATTAGATCAAAACAATACCATTTTGCTTTTTGGTGGCGGAAAAAAAGAAATCGAAATTTTGAATACGATGAGTTCCGGGAAAGAGAATGTCATCAATATGGCTGGAAAAATAAAGTTTCAGCAGGAATTGCAACTTATATCAAATCTAGACGTAATGCTTTCAATGGATTCCGGAAATGCCCATATTGCGGCAATGCTTGGGGTAAAAGTCATTACACTTTGGGGTGCAACACATCCTTATGCCGGATTTTCTCCTTTTAATCAACCATTGGAAAACGCATTGGTTTCGGATAGGGATTTGTATCCAAAATTACCAACATCTGTTTACGGCAATAAAAAAGTAGACGGTTATGAAGATGCTATGCGAACTATTGCTGTAGATGACATAGTTTCTAAAATTTAA